From a single Micromonospora sp. WMMD1102 genomic region:
- a CDS encoding NAD-dependent epimerase/dehydratase family protein encodes MKTLVTGGAGFIGSHLCEFLIGQGHEVTVLDDLSTGSAANIAGLVEAGAVRLVQGSILDPAVVGECVRGKDAVFHLAAAVGVQTIIDSPLHSLRVNLHGTENVVEAAVAHGVPFSVASTSEVYGKNDADGLTEDSDRILGSPLLSRWSYAAAKGLDELVAHTRAAETGTPCVTYRLFNVVGPRQTGRYGMVLPRFVAQALADEPITVYGDGTQRRCFGAVQDVVPAMVKLLHTPAAYGRAVNLGGRQEITISGLAELVKELTGSTSEISLVPYDLAYGAGFEDMRRRMPDLSLARELIGYTPRYDLTDIVRSITDDIAQRQRVRQPV; translated from the coding sequence ATGAAAACTCTCGTCACCGGGGGCGCCGGGTTCATCGGCTCCCACCTATGTGAATTCCTGATCGGCCAGGGCCACGAGGTCACCGTGCTCGACGACCTCTCCACCGGTTCGGCGGCGAACATCGCCGGCCTGGTGGAGGCCGGGGCGGTACGCCTCGTGCAGGGGTCGATCCTCGACCCGGCCGTGGTGGGCGAGTGTGTCCGGGGCAAGGACGCGGTCTTCCACCTCGCCGCCGCCGTCGGCGTACAGACCATCATCGACAGCCCGCTGCACTCGCTGCGGGTCAACCTGCACGGCACCGAGAACGTCGTCGAGGCGGCGGTGGCGCACGGGGTGCCGTTCAGCGTCGCCTCGACAAGTGAGGTGTACGGCAAGAACGACGCCGACGGGCTCACCGAGGACTCGGACCGGATCCTCGGCTCGCCGCTGCTCAGCCGCTGGTCGTACGCGGCGGCCAAGGGCCTCGACGAGCTGGTGGCGCACACCCGGGCGGCCGAGACCGGCACCCCGTGCGTGACCTACCGGCTGTTCAACGTCGTCGGCCCCCGACAGACCGGCCGGTACGGCATGGTGCTGCCCCGGTTCGTCGCGCAGGCGCTCGCCGACGAGCCGATCACGGTGTACGGCGACGGCACGCAGCGCCGCTGTTTCGGTGCGGTGCAGGACGTGGTACCCGCGATGGTGAAGCTGCTGCACACCCCGGCGGCGTACGGCAGGGCGGTGAACCTCGGCGGCCGCCAGGAGATCACCATCAGCGGGCTGGCGGAGCTGGTGAAGGAACTCACCGGCTCGACCAGCGAGATCAGCCTGGTGCCCTACGACCTCGCCTACGGGGCCGGCTTCGAGGACATGCGCCGGCGCATGCCGGACCTGTCGCTGGCCCGGGAACTCATCGGGTACACGCCCCGGTACGACCTCACCGACATCGTGCGGTCGATCACCGACGACATCGCGCAGCGGCAGCGGGTCAGGCAGCCGGTCTGA
- a CDS encoding PIG-L deacetylase family protein: MTVTWSQQRILVLAPHPDDEILGCGGLIHKAKIAGAEVFVQFLTVGHTTDRSSSVSTTPEQRNVEIERVADHQKWDDWHIAFPGDEYHLRLDRIPRVELANMIEQRSPLSIAELRPTVVIAPHRTSYNQDHQAVAEAAHTAMRPSNGRVRHHPALVLGYEEAADQWRYDPAPMPNLLVELAEENLESKLEALRLYATQIHEHPHTRSEQTLRSLAVLRGMQAGVALAEGYHIMRNLA; encoded by the coding sequence ATGACGGTCACCTGGTCACAGCAGCGCATCCTGGTCCTCGCGCCACATCCCGACGACGAGATCCTCGGCTGTGGTGGACTGATCCACAAGGCGAAGATCGCCGGCGCCGAGGTCTTCGTCCAGTTCCTCACCGTCGGGCACACCACCGACCGGTCCTCGTCGGTGAGCACCACGCCGGAGCAACGCAACGTCGAGATCGAGCGGGTCGCGGACCACCAGAAGTGGGACGACTGGCACATCGCCTTCCCGGGCGACGAATACCACCTGCGGCTCGACCGGATCCCGCGGGTCGAACTCGCGAACATGATCGAGCAGCGGAGCCCGCTCTCCATCGCCGAGCTGCGCCCGACGGTGGTGATCGCACCGCACCGGACCAGTTACAACCAGGACCACCAGGCCGTGGCGGAGGCCGCGCACACGGCGATGCGGCCGTCCAACGGCCGGGTCCGGCACCACCCCGCGCTGGTCCTCGGCTACGAGGAGGCGGCGGACCAGTGGCGGTACGATCCGGCTCCGATGCCCAACCTGCTGGTCGAGCTCGCCGAGGAGAACCTGGAGAGCAAGCTGGAGGCGCTGCGGCTGTACGCCACCCAGATCCACGAACACCCGCACACCCGCTCGGAGCAGACGCTGCGCAGCCTCGCCGTACTGCGCGGCATGCAGGCCGGCGTAGCGCTGGCCGAGGGCTACCACATCATGCGCAACCTGGCCTGA
- a CDS encoding CU044_5270 family protein, producing the protein MDELRLVQQLDAEIPPASPEQLAPARNRLMAMATAASPALSEPPPVRRENTSPAASRESSPVTARNRRSTWRNWRLALGSVMAAGVAAAVAAVLVLAPDRLGGDVPAARADATQVLRNAAAAALRLPDVAPRPDQFIYRRAQDGPATSESWLSVDGTRDGLSRETSAGKRTDAILPGCRNGRAAVMKGNEVVAGQTEKCTPQPGYLADLPTDVAGMRSYLAEHGSGEPGSVNAAGKDVLDLADSYLRPQSRAALYEAAATVPGLRAVEGVTDGAGRTGVGIAWPSTAGAGEIVLVFHPETYAFLGMSETSAVLAVAVVDRVGQTG; encoded by the coding sequence ATGGATGAACTGCGACTGGTCCAACAGCTGGACGCCGAGATCCCGCCGGCGTCGCCCGAACAGTTGGCGCCGGCCCGTAACCGGCTGATGGCCATGGCGACCGCCGCATCGCCGGCTCTGTCGGAACCGCCGCCCGTCCGCCGGGAGAACACGTCACCGGCCGCGTCGAGGGAATCCTCCCCCGTCACGGCGAGGAACCGGCGCTCGACCTGGCGGAACTGGCGGCTCGCGCTCGGCTCGGTGATGGCGGCAGGGGTCGCCGCGGCGGTCGCGGCGGTACTCGTGCTCGCTCCCGACCGGCTCGGCGGCGACGTGCCGGCCGCCCGGGCCGACGCCACCCAGGTGCTGCGGAACGCGGCGGCGGCGGCGCTCCGACTGCCCGACGTCGCCCCCCGGCCCGACCAGTTCATCTACCGGCGCGCCCAGGACGGCCCGGCCACCTCGGAGAGCTGGCTGTCGGTGGACGGCACCCGGGACGGCCTGTCGAGAGAGACGTCCGCCGGCAAGCGCACGGATGCAATCCTGCCGGGCTGCCGGAACGGGCGGGCCGCCGTGATGAAGGGCAACGAGGTGGTCGCCGGCCAGACGGAGAAGTGCACCCCGCAGCCCGGGTACCTTGCGGACCTGCCCACCGACGTCGCCGGGATGCGGAGCTACCTGGCCGAGCACGGCAGCGGTGAACCCGGCTCGGTGAACGCCGCCGGCAAGGACGTGCTCGATCTCGCCGACAGCTACCTGCGACCGCAGTCCCGGGCGGCGCTCTACGAGGCGGCCGCCACGGTGCCGGGCCTGCGTGCCGTCGAGGGCGTCACGGACGGCGCGGGCCGGACGGGCGTCGGGATCGCCTGGCCGTCGACCGCAGGGGCGGGCGAGATCGTCCTGGTCTTCCACCCGGAGACCTACGCCTTCCTCGGGATGTCGGAAACCTCGGCGGTGCTGGCCGTCGCCGTGGTCGACAGGGTCGGCCAGACCGGCTGA